Proteins encoded by one window of Chromobacterium violaceum ATCC 12472:
- a CDS encoding TRAP transporter substrate-binding protein: MKLKHAALAVCASLTLSGFAQAAGEIVIKFSHVVAPETPKGKAAEYFKKLAEQRTHGKVKVQVYPNSQLYKDKEELEALQLGAVQMLAPSLAKFGPLGVKEFEVFDLPYVFDNYDEVNKVMHGPLGKQLLGKLETKGIKGLAYWDNGFKNFSANKPIKSPTDLKGMKIRIQSSKVLEEEMRTLGALPQVMAFSEVYQALQTGVVDGTELEASNLYTSKAYEVQKNLTLTQHGFLGYALIVNKKFWDGLPADVRAQLDSAVQDASVYANKIAKEENDKAVAAIKASGKTKVYVPTPQEREAFKKALLPVHQKMASRIGPDLLKQIYKETGFNPGK; the protein is encoded by the coding sequence ATGAAACTGAAGCACGCCGCGCTGGCCGTCTGCGCCAGCCTCACCCTTTCCGGATTCGCCCAGGCGGCCGGCGAGATCGTCATCAAGTTCAGCCACGTGGTGGCGCCGGAGACGCCCAAGGGCAAGGCCGCCGAATATTTCAAGAAACTGGCCGAGCAACGCACCCACGGCAAGGTCAAGGTGCAGGTCTATCCCAACAGCCAGCTCTACAAGGACAAGGAAGAACTGGAAGCGCTGCAGCTGGGAGCGGTTCAGATGCTGGCGCCCAGCCTGGCCAAATTCGGCCCGCTGGGGGTGAAGGAATTCGAGGTCTTCGACCTGCCCTATGTGTTCGATAACTACGACGAAGTCAACAAGGTGATGCACGGCCCGCTCGGCAAGCAATTGCTGGGCAAGCTGGAAACCAAGGGCATCAAGGGCCTGGCCTACTGGGACAACGGCTTCAAGAACTTCTCGGCCAACAAGCCGATCAAGAGCCCGACCGACCTCAAGGGCATGAAGATCCGCATCCAGTCGTCCAAGGTGCTGGAAGAGGAAATGCGCACCCTGGGCGCGCTGCCGCAGGTGATGGCCTTCTCCGAGGTCTACCAGGCGCTGCAGACCGGCGTGGTGGACGGCACCGAGCTGGAAGCGTCCAATCTTTACACCAGCAAGGCCTACGAGGTGCAGAAGAACCTGACGCTGACCCAGCACGGCTTCCTCGGCTACGCGCTGATCGTCAACAAGAAGTTCTGGGACGGCCTGCCGGCCGACGTCCGCGCCCAGCTGGACAGCGCGGTGCAGGACGCCTCCGTCTACGCCAACAAGATCGCCAAGGAAGAAAACGACAAGGCCGTGGCCGCGATCAAGGCCTCCGGCAAGACCAAGGTCTACGTCCCCACGCCGCAGGAGCGCGAGGCCTTCAAGAAGGCGCTGCTGCCCGTTCATCAGAAAATGGCTTCCCGCATCGGCCCCGATCTGCTAAAGCAGATCTATAAGGAAACCGGCTTCAACCCCGGCAAGTAA
- a CDS encoding chromate resistance protein ChrB domain-containing protein: MNPINWLVLVATVAGRNGTLRVRLWRQMKAIGAAALRDGVYLLPARPELRQMLANWRDELLAADGMAHVLQVVEDDPATQAGWRALFDRSEAYQQWGEALAALLAQPPGAESDARRSLRQLRKELEAIAAIDFFAGESLKSARRQCNDAEKWLTRHYSPDEPLAVGGDIPRLELADYQQRLWATRARPWVDRVASAWLIRRFIDPAARFAWLTDVHACPAEALGFDFDGAAFTHIGERVTFEVLLASFGLEHDPALSRLGELVHALDVGGSVVPEGTGFEAVLGGSRSRIADDDLLLADISNVLDSLYAHFQEAARPQGSRAPTL, encoded by the coding sequence ATGAATCCGATCAACTGGCTTGTGCTGGTTGCCACTGTAGCTGGGCGGAACGGCACCTTGCGTGTGCGGCTATGGCGGCAGATGAAAGCGATCGGCGCTGCCGCGCTGCGTGACGGCGTCTACCTGTTGCCGGCCAGGCCAGAACTGCGTCAGATGCTGGCGAACTGGCGCGATGAGCTGTTGGCCGCTGATGGCATGGCGCATGTGCTGCAGGTGGTGGAAGACGACCCCGCAACCCAGGCGGGATGGCGGGCGCTGTTCGACCGCAGCGAGGCCTACCAGCAATGGGGCGAGGCGCTGGCGGCGCTGCTGGCACAGCCGCCGGGAGCGGAGAGCGATGCCAGGCGCAGTCTGCGTCAGCTGCGCAAGGAGTTGGAAGCTATCGCCGCCATCGACTTTTTTGCCGGTGAGTCGCTGAAGTCGGCCCGTCGGCAATGCAACGACGCGGAGAAGTGGCTGACCCGCCACTACTCGCCGGATGAGCCGTTGGCGGTGGGCGGAGACATCCCCCGTCTCGAGCTGGCCGACTACCAGCAACGCTTGTGGGCCACTCGGGCGCGGCCATGGGTGGATCGGGTCGCCTCTGCCTGGCTGATCCGTCGCTTCATCGACCCCGCCGCGCGCTTTGCTTGGCTGACCGATGTGCATGCCTGTCCGGCCGAGGCGCTGGGCTTCGATTTCGACGGGGCCGCATTCACCCATATCGGGGAACGGGTGACGTTCGAGGTGTTGCTCGCGAGTTTCGGCCTTGAGCACGACCCGGCCTTGTCCCGGCTCGGTGAGCTGGTGCATGCGCTTGACGTCGGCGGCAGCGTGGTGCCCGAAGGGACCGGCTTTGAAGCCGTACTGGGCGGCTCACGCAGCCGGATAGCGGACGATGACCTGCTGCTGGCCGACATCAGCAACGTCCTGGACTCGCTCTACGCCCATTTCCAGGAAGCGGCCAGACCGCAAGGTTCGCGGGCACCCACTCTGTAG
- a CDS encoding PAS domain-containing sensor histidine kinase, giving the protein MPPSHSRIRRIPHRLWLGASLALVALLLALCSLSYLVYRDWRDEQQDNLIQEVLWLEQSLRMHLEAHQEWGDTLARDIAAGKVDSRRFAQLAAFYLRENPELVTLERIGADRRVEWDPHGLRRDERQLGPSEYDAQWRAGRLSRPSYGAPYQGQDGKYRFDLAIPIVHDGQLLGGLRLSYQLDALLYHQVPWWIASKNYISIVDLGGKTLAQKFDAAEQPGTISHQTGFDPPGYGLYLRAVSYRSGLGLTLPVLTVVIALLLLTLLYAVWRIRRHMRERLLAEQRLAKEVSLRQAIEDSMKSGLVAIGLEGEIVRVNRAFCDMLGFAPEELVGSHPPHPFWPADQHGVLADAMDAVRDNRQPEQGFELTLMRKRGDTLVVRLFATPLVEEDGRQRGWIASLFDITERQRQRKALDTAHRRFLTVLNGLAAGVCVVDEGSGQLLYANPGFAELSQVGDADAPCCVLLPGLRADQSGDDYGQEFIATGERCLLIRRRRIEWVSGEAAWLAILSDVTAERRREEREQAQQERFQNTARLIAMGEMASTLAHELNQPLTAIHTYAAGVSRRLPEELALPAGVRDAIHAIAEQSRRAAQIVSSIRAFVKKHEPQLERVEPARSVQRALGLAEPLAAKNGVSLQLAADRRACRVDMDPVLIEQVLLNLMKNAIEALVEAGTPRPGVELHTCVENGQWRVEVVDNGPGLAAGMQDNLFTPFYSTKPEGMGIGLNICRSIVEFHRGEFGAVSSPEGGCVFWFSLPLAGTEER; this is encoded by the coding sequence ATGCCGCCCTCTCATTCCCGCATTCGACGCATTCCCCACCGCCTGTGGCTGGGCGCCAGCCTGGCCCTGGTCGCGCTGCTGCTGGCGCTGTGCAGCCTCAGCTACCTGGTGTACCGCGACTGGCGCGACGAGCAGCAGGACAATCTGATCCAGGAGGTGCTGTGGCTGGAACAGTCGCTGCGCATGCATTTGGAAGCCCACCAGGAATGGGGCGACACGCTGGCGCGCGACATCGCCGCCGGCAAGGTGGACAGCCGGCGCTTCGCCCAGCTGGCGGCGTTCTATCTGCGGGAGAACCCGGAGCTGGTGACGCTGGAGCGCATCGGCGCCGACCGCCGGGTGGAGTGGGATCCGCACGGGCTGAGGCGCGACGAGCGGCAGCTGGGGCCGTCGGAATACGATGCGCAGTGGCGCGCCGGCCGCCTGTCGCGGCCCAGCTACGGCGCGCCCTACCAGGGACAGGACGGCAAGTACCGTTTCGACCTGGCGATACCCATCGTCCACGATGGGCAGCTGCTGGGCGGTTTGAGGCTGTCCTACCAGCTTGACGCGCTGCTTTACCACCAGGTGCCGTGGTGGATCGCCTCCAAGAACTACATCAGCATCGTCGATCTGGGCGGCAAGACGCTGGCGCAGAAATTCGACGCCGCCGAGCAGCCGGGCACCATCTCGCACCAGACCGGCTTCGACCCGCCCGGCTACGGTCTCTACCTGCGCGCGGTCAGCTACCGCAGCGGCCTGGGCCTGACCCTGCCGGTGCTGACGGTGGTGATCGCGCTGCTGCTGCTGACCCTGCTGTACGCGGTGTGGCGCATCCGCCGCCACATGCGCGAGCGGCTGCTGGCCGAGCAGCGGCTGGCCAAGGAGGTGTCGCTCAGGCAGGCGATAGAGGATTCGATGAAAAGCGGCCTGGTGGCCATCGGGCTGGAAGGCGAGATCGTCCGCGTCAACCGCGCCTTCTGCGACATGCTGGGCTTCGCGCCGGAAGAGCTGGTGGGCAGCCACCCGCCGCATCCGTTCTGGCCGGCGGACCAGCATGGCGTGCTGGCCGACGCGATGGACGCAGTGCGCGACAATCGCCAGCCGGAACAGGGCTTCGAGCTGACCTTGATGCGCAAGCGCGGCGACACGCTGGTGGTGCGGCTGTTCGCCACCCCGCTGGTGGAGGAGGATGGCCGCCAGCGCGGCTGGATCGCGTCGCTGTTCGACATCACCGAGCGCCAGCGCCAGCGCAAGGCGCTGGATACCGCCCACCGCCGTTTCCTCACCGTGCTCAACGGCCTGGCCGCCGGGGTATGCGTGGTGGACGAGGGCAGCGGCCAGCTGCTGTACGCCAACCCCGGCTTTGCCGAACTATCGCAGGTGGGCGACGCTGACGCGCCGTGCTGCGTGCTGCTGCCCGGCCTGCGGGCCGACCAGAGCGGCGACGACTACGGCCAGGAATTCATCGCCACCGGGGAGCGTTGCCTGCTGATCCGCCGCCGCCGCATCGAGTGGGTGAGCGGCGAAGCGGCCTGGCTGGCCATTCTCAGCGACGTCACCGCCGAGCGCCGGCGCGAGGAGCGCGAGCAGGCGCAGCAGGAGCGCTTCCAGAACACCGCGCGGCTGATCGCGATGGGCGAGATGGCATCCACGCTGGCGCACGAGCTGAACCAGCCGTTGACCGCTATCCATACTTACGCAGCCGGCGTCAGCCGCCGGCTGCCGGAAGAGCTGGCGCTGCCGGCGGGCGTGCGCGACGCCATCCACGCCATCGCCGAGCAGTCGCGGCGCGCGGCGCAGATCGTCAGCAGCATCCGCGCCTTCGTCAAGAAGCACGAGCCGCAGCTGGAGCGGGTGGAGCCGGCGCGCTCGGTGCAGCGCGCGCTGGGCCTGGCCGAGCCGCTGGCCGCCAAGAACGGCGTCAGCCTGCAGCTAGCGGCCGACCGCCGCGCCTGCCGGGTGGACATGGACCCGGTGTTGATCGAGCAGGTATTGCTCAACCTGATGAAGAACGCGATCGAGGCGCTGGTTGAGGCGGGCACGCCGCGCCCCGGCGTGGAGCTGCATACCTGCGTCGAGAACGGCCAATGGCGGGTGGAGGTGGTGGACAACGGCCCCGGGCTGGCCGCAGGCATGCAGGACAATCTGTTCACCCCGTTCTACTCCACCAAGCCGGAGGGCATGGGCATCGGCCTCAACATCTGCCGTTCCATCGTGGAATTCCACCGCGGCGAGTTCGGCGCGGTCAGCAGCCCGGAAGGCGGCTGCGTGTTCTGGTTCAGCCTGCCGCTGGCCGGAACGGAGGAGAGGTAA
- a CDS encoding TRAP transporter small permease, giving the protein MLKFLDHLEEWMIACLMGAATLITFVAVLHRYGSGIPALQPYLAHINLSWAQELTVYLFVWMAKFGAAYGVRTGIHVGVDVLINRLPDRTRARFIVFGLLAGALFTGAIAVMGGDFVWNIAHTDQTSPDLEAPMWLVYLAIPAGSTLMCFRFLQVAWNFVKTGDLPKHDHGHVEGIEGNEALDNLHPHDMHHGGRP; this is encoded by the coding sequence ATGCTGAAATTCCTCGACCATCTCGAGGAGTGGATGATTGCCTGTCTGATGGGGGCCGCCACCCTGATCACTTTCGTAGCGGTGCTGCACCGCTACGGCTCGGGCATTCCCGCTCTTCAACCCTACCTGGCCCACATCAATCTGTCCTGGGCGCAGGAGCTCACCGTTTACCTGTTCGTGTGGATGGCCAAATTCGGCGCCGCCTACGGCGTGCGCACCGGCATCCACGTCGGCGTCGACGTGCTGATCAACCGCCTGCCCGACAGGACCCGCGCCCGCTTCATCGTGTTCGGCCTGTTGGCCGGCGCGCTGTTCACCGGAGCCATCGCCGTGATGGGCGGCGATTTCGTCTGGAACATCGCCCACACCGACCAGACCTCGCCCGACCTGGAGGCGCCGATGTGGCTGGTCTACCTGGCCATCCCCGCCGGCTCCACGCTGATGTGCTTCCGCTTCCTGCAGGTGGCATGGAACTTCGTCAAGACCGGCGACCTGCCCAAGCATGACCACGGCCACGTGGAAGGCATCGAGGGCAACGAGGCGCTGGACAACCTGCATCCGCACGACATGCATCACGGAGGCCGTCCATGA
- a CDS encoding TRAP transporter large permease: protein MSALIIFGLLLALMLTGMPISISLGLTVLTFLFTMTEVPITSVALKLFTGIEKFEIMAIPFFILAGNFLMHGGVARRMIRFATTLVGHWYGGLGLAGVVSCALFAAITGSSVATVVAVGSIILPAMLKQGYPQRFGAGVITTSGALGILFPPSINLVMYSIATAGMDVTGPSGMSVSTASVGQLFMAGVLPGLCLSFLLGMTTWFRAKKFDYPRLPRASWGERWLAFRECVWGLLLIVLVIGGIYSGVFTPTEAAAMAAVYAFVIAVFVYKDMGLKDVPKVLINAASMSAMLLYIITNAVLFSFLMASEQIPQTMAAWMASQGFGIVAFLLLTNILLLAAGNFMDPSAIVLIMAPILYPVAVKLGVNPVHFGILIAVNMEVGMCHPPVGLNLYVASGITKMGITELTVAVWPWLLTMLGFLLAVTFIPEISLWLPRMLGMMN from the coding sequence ATGAGCGCCCTGATCATTTTCGGCCTGCTGCTGGCGCTGATGCTGACCGGCATGCCCATTTCCATCTCGCTGGGCCTGACCGTCCTCACCTTCCTGTTCACCATGACCGAGGTGCCGATCACCTCGGTCGCCCTCAAGCTGTTCACCGGCATCGAGAAGTTCGAGATCATGGCGATCCCCTTCTTCATCCTGGCCGGCAACTTCCTGATGCACGGCGGCGTCGCGCGGCGGATGATACGTTTCGCCACCACCCTGGTCGGCCACTGGTACGGCGGCCTGGGCCTGGCCGGCGTGGTGTCCTGCGCGCTGTTCGCCGCCATCACCGGCTCCTCGGTCGCCACCGTCGTCGCCGTGGGCTCCATCATCCTGCCGGCGATGCTGAAACAAGGCTACCCGCAGCGCTTCGGCGCCGGCGTGATCACCACCTCCGGCGCGCTGGGCATCCTGTTCCCGCCGTCGATCAATCTGGTGATGTACAGCATCGCCACCGCCGGCATGGACGTCACCGGCCCCAGCGGCATGAGCGTGTCCACCGCCTCGGTCGGCCAGCTGTTCATGGCCGGCGTGCTGCCCGGCCTGTGCCTGTCCTTCCTCTTGGGCATGACCACCTGGTTCCGCGCCAAGAAGTTCGACTACCCTAGGTTGCCTCGCGCCAGCTGGGGCGAGCGCTGGCTCGCGTTCCGCGAATGCGTGTGGGGCCTGCTGCTGATCGTGCTGGTGATAGGCGGCATCTACTCCGGCGTGTTCACCCCGACCGAAGCGGCGGCGATGGCCGCGGTGTACGCCTTCGTGATCGCGGTGTTCGTCTACAAGGACATGGGGCTGAAAGACGTGCCCAAGGTGCTGATCAACGCCGCGTCGATGAGCGCGATGCTGCTCTACATCATCACCAACGCGGTGCTGTTCTCCTTCCTGATGGCGTCCGAGCAGATCCCGCAAACCATGGCGGCCTGGATGGCCAGCCAGGGCTTCGGCATCGTCGCCTTCCTGCTGTTGACCAACATCCTGCTCTTGGCGGCCGGCAACTTCATGGACCCGTCGGCCATCGTGCTGATCATGGCGCCCATCCTGTACCCGGTGGCGGTGAAGCTGGGCGTCAACCCGGTGCATTTCGGCATCCTGATCGCGGTCAACATGGAGGTGGGCATGTGCCACCCGCCGGTGGGATTGAACCTTTACGTCGCGTCGGGGATCACCAAGATGGGGATCACCGAGTTGACGGTGGCGGTGTGGCCGTGGCTGCTGACCATGCTGGGCTTCCTGCTGGCAGTGACCTTCATCCCGGAAATCTCGCTTTGGCTGCCGCGGATGCTGGGCATGATGAACTGA
- a CDS encoding PhaM family polyhydroxyalkanoate granule multifunctional regulatory protein, translating into MSQDNHNDPFALFRQFWQQATPPGMQAFLPPMSEEEIERKLAELRVVEGWLTMNLGVLSMQIKTLEMQKTALHSMRPKDPPVG; encoded by the coding sequence ATGAGCCAAGACAACCATAACGACCCGTTCGCCCTGTTCCGCCAGTTCTGGCAACAAGCCACGCCGCCCGGCATGCAGGCCTTCCTGCCGCCGATGTCGGAAGAGGAGATCGAGCGCAAGCTGGCCGAACTCAGGGTGGTGGAAGGCTGGCTGACAATGAATCTGGGCGTGCTCTCCATGCAGATCAAGACGCTGGAAATGCAGAAGACCGCGTTGCATTCGATGCGGCCGAAAGATCCGCCTGTTGGCTGA
- a CDS encoding chromate transporter, producing the protein MSNAAPIGTHPAYTLWQLVLYFLRLGTFGFGGPVALVGYMHRDLVERHGWIAEADYKEGIALAQLAPGPMAAQTAIYLGYVHYRTLGATLAGLAFVLPSFFMVVLLGWAYQRFGGLEWMHAVFYGVGAAVIGIIAISAYKLTTKSVGKDKLLWAIFLALLSVTVITESEIAWLFVAAGVLSWFWRAPPKWLGKGRLNAIAVTQLPSVSGLLVGLDQSLLGQIGIFFAKAGAFVFGSGLAIVPFLYGGVVTEHHWLNDKQFVDAVAVAMITPGPVVITVGFIGYLVAGFPGACVAALGTFLPCYLFTVLPAPYFKKYGKLPGVAAFVNGITAAAVGAITGSVIVIAKRSLVDAPTVLLALGTILLLWRFKKLQEPMIVVGAALIGLLLYPLLHR; encoded by the coding sequence TTGAGCAATGCTGCCCCCATCGGTACGCATCCTGCCTACACCTTGTGGCAACTGGTACTGTACTTCCTGCGTCTTGGCACCTTCGGTTTCGGCGGCCCGGTCGCTTTGGTCGGCTACATGCACCGGGACCTGGTCGAGCGTCATGGTTGGATCGCCGAAGCCGACTACAAGGAAGGGATTGCACTGGCCCAGCTGGCGCCGGGGCCGATGGCCGCGCAAACGGCCATCTACCTCGGCTATGTGCATTACCGCACCCTGGGCGCCACCCTAGCCGGGCTGGCCTTCGTGCTGCCCTCGTTTTTTATGGTGGTTCTGCTGGGCTGGGCCTACCAACGGTTTGGCGGTCTGGAATGGATGCATGCCGTGTTCTACGGGGTGGGTGCCGCTGTGATCGGCATCATTGCCATCAGCGCCTACAAGCTGACCACCAAGAGCGTTGGCAAGGACAAGCTGCTGTGGGCAATCTTTCTGGCCTTGCTCTCGGTCACGGTGATCACAGAGTCGGAAATCGCCTGGCTGTTCGTGGCCGCCGGGGTGCTGAGCTGGTTCTGGCGCGCGCCGCCCAAATGGCTGGGTAAAGGCCGCCTGAATGCTATTGCCGTTACCCAGTTGCCGAGCGTCAGCGGCTTACTGGTCGGACTGGATCAGTCGTTGTTGGGCCAGATTGGTATTTTCTTCGCCAAGGCCGGGGCCTTTGTGTTCGGCTCAGGCCTGGCCATCGTCCCGTTCCTCTACGGTGGCGTGGTAACCGAGCACCACTGGCTCAACGACAAGCAATTCGTCGATGCCGTGGCCGTCGCCATGATCACTCCGGGACCGGTGGTCATTACGGTGGGTTTCATCGGTTACCTGGTAGCCGGCTTTCCCGGCGCCTGCGTAGCGGCGCTGGGCACCTTTCTGCCGTGCTACCTGTTCACCGTGCTGCCCGCACCGTACTTCAAGAAGTACGGCAAGTTGCCGGGGGTGGCGGCGTTCGTGAACGGCATCACTGCGGCGGCAGTGGGGGCGATCACCGGTTCGGTCATCGTGATCGCCAAACGCTCGCTGGTCGATGCGCCGACCGTGCTGCTGGCGCTTGGCACCATTCTGTTGCTGTGGCGCTTCAAGAAGCTGCAAGAGCCGATGATCGTCGTCGGTGCCGCTTTAATCGGCCTATTGTTATACCCGTTGCTGCATCGCTGA
- a CDS encoding NADP-dependent malic enzyme, protein MDEQLRQSALEFHQFPTPGKIQVAPTKPLTTQRDLALAYSPGVTAPCDAIVEDPLNAYKYTARGNLVAVISNGTAVLGLGNIGALASKPVMEGKGVLFKKFAGIDVFDIEVNELDPDKLVDIICSLEPTFGGINLEDIKAPECFYIEKKCRERMGIPVFHDDQHGTAIVAAAAVLNGLRLVKKEIGEVRVVASGAGAAAIACLDLLVALGVKRENITICDSKGVVFVGRDEKLDESKLRYAIQDNGWRKLADAMAGADIFMGLSGPRLVSQDMVKSMARDPLILAMANPEPEILPPLVKEVRPDAIIGTGRSDFPNQVNNVLCFPFIFRGALDVGATTINEEMKLATVRAIADLAMAEQNDVVASAYGDQELSFGPEYVIPKPFDPRLIVKIAPAVAKAAMDSGVATRPIQDFDAYADQLAQFVYKTNLFMKPVFAQAKKDPKRVVMTEGEDERVLHATQEIVTQGLAKPILVGRPSVIEKRIEKLGLKMRPGVDFELVNNESDPRFNDYWQDYYQLMKRKGVSQEQARRRVIGNTTLIGAMMVRRGDADALICGTYGPYRQHFDILENVLGYANKDKVAGAMNALILPTGNIFITDTYVNAEPSAEQLAAITKMAAQSIQRFGIQPKAALLSNSSFGALNTASAQKMRAAFDQIRAAQPELEIDGEMQGDAALVESIRQQAMPDSTLKGSANLLIMPNVEAANISYNLLRVSASDGVTIGPILMGMAKPAHILTPISSVRRIVNMVALASVDAQVAAQQG, encoded by the coding sequence ATGGACGAGCAATTGCGCCAAAGCGCACTGGAGTTTCACCAGTTCCCGACACCGGGCAAGATTCAGGTTGCCCCGACCAAGCCGCTGACCACCCAGCGCGATCTGGCACTGGCCTACTCCCCCGGCGTGACCGCCCCGTGCGACGCCATCGTCGAAGACCCGCTCAACGCCTACAAATACACCGCCCGCGGCAACCTGGTGGCCGTGATTTCCAACGGCACCGCTGTGCTCGGCCTGGGCAACATCGGCGCGCTGGCCAGCAAGCCGGTGATGGAAGGCAAGGGCGTATTGTTCAAGAAGTTCGCCGGCATCGACGTGTTCGACATCGAGGTCAACGAGCTCGATCCCGACAAGCTGGTCGACATCATCTGCTCGCTGGAGCCGACCTTCGGCGGCATCAACCTGGAAGACATCAAGGCGCCGGAGTGCTTCTACATCGAGAAGAAGTGCCGCGAGCGCATGGGCATTCCGGTCTTCCACGACGACCAGCACGGCACCGCCATCGTGGCGGCCGCGGCTGTGCTGAACGGCCTGCGCCTGGTGAAAAAGGAAATCGGCGAAGTGCGCGTGGTGGCCTCCGGCGCCGGCGCCGCCGCCATCGCCTGCCTGGACCTGTTGGTGGCCCTGGGCGTGAAGCGCGAAAACATCACCATCTGCGACTCCAAGGGCGTGGTCTTCGTCGGCCGCGACGAGAAGCTGGACGAATCCAAGCTGCGCTACGCCATCCAGGACAACGGCTGGCGCAAGCTGGCCGACGCGATGGCCGGCGCCGACATCTTCATGGGTCTGTCCGGCCCGCGCCTGGTGAGCCAGGACATGGTGAAGAGCATGGCCCGCGATCCGCTGATCCTGGCCATGGCCAACCCGGAACCGGAAATCCTGCCGCCGCTGGTCAAGGAAGTGCGCCCGGACGCCATCATCGGCACCGGCCGCTCGGACTTCCCGAACCAGGTCAACAACGTGCTGTGCTTCCCCTTCATCTTCCGCGGCGCGCTGGACGTGGGCGCGACCACCATCAATGAAGAGATGAAGCTGGCCACCGTGCGCGCGATCGCCGACCTGGCGATGGCCGAGCAGAACGACGTGGTCGCCTCCGCCTACGGCGACCAGGAGCTGTCCTTCGGTCCGGAATACGTGATTCCGAAACCGTTCGACCCGCGCCTGATCGTCAAGATCGCCCCCGCCGTGGCCAAGGCCGCGATGGATTCCGGCGTCGCCACCCGTCCGATCCAGGACTTCGACGCCTACGCCGACCAGTTGGCCCAGTTCGTCTACAAGACCAACCTGTTCATGAAGCCGGTGTTCGCCCAGGCCAAGAAGGATCCGAAGCGCGTGGTGATGACCGAGGGCGAGGACGAGCGCGTGCTGCACGCCACCCAGGAGATCGTCACCCAGGGCCTGGCCAAGCCGATCCTGGTGGGCCGCCCCAGCGTGATCGAGAAGCGCATCGAGAAGCTGGGCCTGAAGATGCGTCCGGGCGTGGACTTCGAACTGGTCAACAATGAATCCGACCCGCGCTTCAACGACTACTGGCAGGACTACTACCAGCTGATGAAGCGCAAGGGCGTGTCGCAGGAGCAGGCCCGCCGCCGCGTGATCGGCAACACCACGCTGATCGGCGCGATGATGGTGCGCCGCGGCGACGCCGACGCGCTGATCTGCGGCACCTACGGCCCGTACCGCCAGCACTTCGACATCCTGGAGAACGTGCTGGGCTACGCCAACAAGGACAAGGTGGCCGGCGCGATGAACGCGCTGATCCTGCCGACCGGCAACATCTTCATCACCGACACCTACGTCAACGCCGAGCCCTCCGCCGAGCAGCTGGCCGCCATCACCAAGATGGCCGCGCAAAGCATCCAGCGCTTCGGCATCCAGCCGAAGGCCGCGCTGCTGTCCAACTCCAGCTTCGGCGCACTTAACACCGCGTCGGCGCAGAAGATGCGCGCCGCCTTCGACCAGATCCGCGCCGCCCAGCCGGAACTGGAAATCGACGGCGAGATGCAGGGCGACGCCGCGCTGGTGGAAAGCATCCGCCAGCAGGCGATGCCGGACTCCACGCTGAAGGGCTCGGCCAATCTGCTGATCATGCCGAACGTGGAAGCCGCCAACATCAGCTACAACCTGCTGCGCGTGTCGGCGTCCGACGGCGTGACCATCGGCCCGATCCTGATGGGCATGGCCAAGCCGGCGCACATCCTGACCCCGATCTCGTCGGTGCGCCGCATCGTCAACATGGTGGCGCTGGCCTCGGTCGACGCCCAGGTCGCCGCGCAACAGGGCTGA